A window of Amycolatopsis australiensis contains these coding sequences:
- a CDS encoding sensor histidine kinase has translation MIDLRRFTDRWRRFDVTVRDAPLALAFALASLLPALRNNGTQLGDVPTRPMDALAVAVVTLECLPLILRRRWPVVSLGLVALGFALDQLLGYHTAAGTVLPIALISTGAHLERFRWPTVAVASAAYVALAVVLARAGASEGLTGFVTFFLALALAWGIGAWLRQSRAAEAERRRHVAETTRTAERTRIARELHDVVTHHVTAMVVQTEAARYLTSSPERLDQALSAITDSGRRAIADLRHLLDLLNPEHHAEPRSPSAGDLHALVARTRQAGQPVEFTEEGAPAEETGSAEATAYRVVQEALTNALKYAHGSRTTVHVRHGGGEITVEVGTDGAGARTTGVGGSGRGLAGLRDRVGVLGGEFTAGARDDGGFLVRARIPAGGAS, from the coding sequence GTGATCGACCTCCGGCGCTTCACCGACCGGTGGCGGCGGTTCGACGTCACGGTCCGGGACGCCCCGCTCGCGCTCGCCTTCGCCCTCGCTTCGCTGCTGCCCGCGCTGCGCAACAACGGCACGCAGCTCGGCGATGTGCCCACCCGGCCCATGGACGCGCTCGCCGTCGCCGTGGTCACCCTCGAATGCCTGCCCCTCATCCTCCGGCGGCGGTGGCCTGTCGTCAGTCTCGGGCTCGTCGCGCTCGGCTTCGCGCTCGACCAGCTCCTCGGCTACCACACCGCCGCCGGGACCGTGCTGCCCATCGCGCTGATCAGCACCGGCGCGCACCTCGAACGGTTCCGGTGGCCCACCGTCGCCGTCGCTTCGGCCGCCTATGTCGCGCTGGCCGTCGTCCTCGCGCGGGCGGGTGCCTCCGAAGGCCTTACCGGGTTCGTCACCTTCTTCCTCGCCTTGGCGCTCGCCTGGGGCATCGGCGCCTGGCTGCGGCAGTCGCGCGCGGCCGAGGCCGAGCGGCGGCGGCACGTCGCCGAGACCACCCGGACCGCCGAACGCACCCGCATCGCCCGCGAACTCCACGACGTCGTGACCCACCACGTCACCGCGATGGTCGTCCAGACCGAAGCCGCCCGCTACCTGACGAGCTCGCCGGAACGGCTCGACCAGGCCCTGTCCGCCATCACCGACTCCGGCCGGCGCGCCATCGCGGACCTGCGGCACCTGCTCGACCTGCTCAACCCCGAGCACCACGCCGAGCCGCGCAGCCCGTCCGCCGGCGATCTGCACGCCCTCGTGGCGCGGACGCGGCAAGCCGGCCAGCCGGTGGAGTTCACCGAAGAAGGCGCCCCGGCGGAGGAAACCGGCAGCGCCGAAGCGACGGCTTACCGCGTCGTGCAAGAAGCTCTGACGAACGCGCTCAAGTACGCGCACGGCAGCCGCACGACTGTCCACGTGCGACACGGCGGAGGGGAGATCACGGTGGAGGTCGGGACGGACGGCGCCGGGGCGCGGACCACGGGGGTCGGCGGGAGCGGGCGGGGCCTGGCCGGGCTGCGCGACCGCGTCGGCGTGCTCGGCGGCGAATTCACCGCCGGCGCGCGGGACGACGGCGGGTTCCTCGTGCGGGCGCGCATTCCCGCGGGCGGCGCGTCGTGA
- a CDS encoding Orn/Lys/Arg decarboxylase N-terminal domain-containing protein encodes MAGSTVLLALNDIPPGSVLDAQLARICEHLAADGHGVVRAGTDEDALALVQSRADLGAALVSWELPDSGGDRDVAAEAVLKALVNRFTRLPVFLVTSAASVDDLPLWVSEVICGYVWLLEDTPGFIAGRIGVAARRYRDEILPPFFRELRRFDDTHEYSWHTPAHAGGVAFLKSPVGRALFDYYGERLFRTDLSISVGELGSLFEHTGPIGDAERNAARIFGADLTYFVLHGDSTGDRIALHASVATDELVLVDRNCHKAIYHGLTLTGGRPVYLVPTRNGYGLMGPIPPAALGREAVADLVPRSPLADGAAAPDPVYAVITNSTYDGLCYDAVRVAELLGASVPRLHLDEAWFAYARFHPLYARRYGMAVDSGAVPDDVRPTVLSTQSTHKLLAAMSQSAMLHVKNAPRSPVEHRQFNETFMMHATTSPLYPMIAGLDVAAGMMDGPGGRWLVDEAVTEAIRFRQAVARIGRRIAAAGDRPGWFFGTWQPPEVGDPRTGQRYAFADAPLDLLRTEPSCWTLEPGADWHGFAGLEPGYCLLDPVKVSVTCPGTDARGTAADLGIPARILTAYLETRRIVVEKTDAYTCLILFSMGITKGKWGTLIDGLLDFKTLYDTGARLTEVLPRLVEDHPGRYAGLTLRDLCDQMHAHLRKSDLIPLLDSAFTHPPRPELTPARTYQRLLRGGTEPVRLAELAGRTVATQVVTTPPGIPVLMPGENTGGHDEPTLRYLRALEDFDRHFPGFPSETHGVARDAGGDYWITCLRTG; translated from the coding sequence ATGGCCGGTTCGACCGTTCTGCTCGCGCTGAACGACATTCCACCCGGGTCGGTGCTCGACGCCCAGCTCGCGCGGATCTGCGAGCACCTCGCCGCCGACGGGCACGGCGTCGTGCGGGCCGGGACCGACGAGGACGCCCTCGCGCTCGTGCAGAGCCGGGCCGACCTCGGGGCCGCGCTGGTGAGCTGGGAGCTGCCCGACTCCGGCGGCGATCGGGACGTCGCCGCCGAAGCCGTGCTGAAAGCGCTCGTCAACCGGTTCACCCGGCTTCCCGTCTTCCTCGTCACCAGCGCCGCCTCCGTCGACGACCTGCCCCTGTGGGTGTCCGAAGTGATCTGCGGCTACGTGTGGCTGCTGGAGGACACGCCGGGGTTCATCGCCGGGCGGATCGGCGTCGCCGCGCGGCGCTACCGGGACGAAATCCTGCCGCCGTTCTTCCGGGAACTGCGGCGGTTCGACGACACGCACGAATATTCGTGGCACACTCCCGCGCACGCGGGTGGCGTGGCATTCCTGAAATCGCCGGTCGGGCGGGCGCTGTTCGACTACTACGGCGAGCGGTTGTTCCGCACCGACCTTTCGATTTCCGTCGGCGAGCTGGGCTCGCTGTTCGAGCACACCGGACCCATCGGCGACGCGGAGCGCAACGCGGCCCGCATCTTCGGCGCCGACCTGACGTATTTCGTGCTGCACGGCGATTCCACCGGCGACCGCATCGCCCTGCACGCCAGCGTCGCCACCGACGAGCTCGTGCTCGTCGACCGCAACTGCCACAAGGCGATCTACCACGGGCTGACGCTGACCGGCGGCCGTCCGGTCTACCTCGTGCCCACGCGCAACGGTTACGGGCTGATGGGCCCGATCCCGCCCGCCGCGCTGGGCCGCGAGGCCGTGGCCGATCTCGTGCCGCGCAGCCCGCTCGCGGACGGCGCCGCCGCGCCGGATCCGGTGTACGCGGTGATCACCAACTCGACCTACGACGGTCTCTGCTACGACGCCGTCCGCGTCGCCGAACTGCTCGGCGCCAGCGTGCCGCGGCTGCACCTGGACGAGGCGTGGTTCGCCTACGCCCGCTTCCACCCGCTCTACGCCCGCCGCTACGGCATGGCCGTGGACTCCGGCGCGGTGCCCGACGACGTCCGGCCCACCGTGCTCAGCACCCAGTCCACCCACAAGCTGCTCGCCGCGATGTCCCAGAGCGCGATGCTGCACGTGAAGAACGCGCCGCGGTCGCCGGTCGAGCACCGGCAGTTCAACGAGACGTTCATGATGCACGCGACCACGTCCCCGCTCTACCCGATGATCGCCGGGCTCGACGTCGCCGCCGGCATGATGGACGGCCCGGGCGGGCGGTGGCTGGTCGACGAGGCCGTCACCGAAGCCATCCGGTTCCGGCAGGCAGTGGCTCGCATCGGCCGCCGCATCGCCGCCGCGGGCGACCGGCCCGGCTGGTTCTTCGGCACGTGGCAGCCGCCCGAGGTCGGCGATCCGCGCACCGGGCAGCGCTACGCGTTCGCGGACGCCCCGCTGGACCTGCTGCGCACCGAGCCGTCCTGCTGGACCCTCGAACCCGGCGCGGACTGGCACGGCTTCGCGGGCCTGGAACCGGGCTACTGCCTGCTCGACCCGGTCAAGGTCAGCGTCACCTGCCCGGGCACCGACGCCCGCGGCACCGCGGCGGACCTCGGCATCCCGGCGCGGATCCTCACCGCCTACCTCGAGACCCGGCGCATCGTCGTCGAGAAGACCGACGCGTACACCTGCCTGATCCTGTTCTCCATGGGCATCACCAAGGGCAAGTGGGGCACGCTCATCGACGGCCTGCTCGACTTCAAGACGCTCTACGACACCGGCGCGCGGCTCACCGAGGTCCTGCCGCGGCTGGTCGAAGACCATCCCGGCCGCTACGCCGGCCTCACGCTGCGCGACCTGTGCGACCAGATGCACGCCCACCTGCGCAAGAGCGACCTCATCCCGCTGCTCGACTCGGCGTTCACCCATCCGCCGCGCCCCGAGCTCACCCCGGCGCGGACCTACCAGCGGCTGCTGCGCGGCGGCACCGAGCCCGTGCGCCTGGCCGAGCTCGCCGGCCGCACCGTCGCCACCCAGGTCGTCACCACCCCGCCCGGCATCCCGGTGCTCATGCCGGGCGAAAACACCGGCGGCCACGACGAACCGACGCTGCGCTACCTGCGTGCCCTGGAGGACTTCGACCGCCATTTCCCCGGCTTCCCGAGCGAAACCCACGGCGTCGCACGGGATGCCGGCGGCGACTACTGGATCACCTGCCTGCGCACCGGCTGA
- a CDS encoding MBL fold metallo-hydrolase: MSSAQTTIGAVTVTTIYDGALPIFAADMHGESPQRITELLADGFLPPEGDLQTAVNTFLFRSAGRTVLVDAGAGTSLGPGTGHLLGNLRAAGTSPEQIDDVLITHLHPDHASGLLTATGQAAFPAATVHVSAPDVEHWLNDAVAARAEGVQAQIHQWAAQALAPYRADGRLATFTYGEQPVPGVTAVDLHGHTPGHSGYLVGDAAERLLFWGDTVHSHAVQLPAPHVTMDIDSDRPGARAARQRVLAEIRARGWAVGAAHLPFPGVGRIRFRDGDAQWVPAPYRPLPAPVPS, from the coding sequence ATGAGTTCGGCCCAGACCACGATCGGCGCGGTCACCGTGACGACGATCTACGACGGAGCGCTGCCCATCTTCGCCGCCGACATGCACGGCGAGTCCCCGCAGCGGATCACCGAACTGCTGGCCGACGGGTTCCTGCCGCCGGAAGGCGACCTGCAGACCGCGGTCAACACCTTCCTGTTCCGGTCCGCCGGCCGCACGGTCCTGGTCGACGCGGGGGCCGGCACCTCGCTCGGGCCGGGCACCGGTCACCTGCTCGGCAACCTCCGTGCCGCCGGTACCTCGCCGGAGCAGATCGACGACGTGCTGATCACGCACCTGCACCCGGACCACGCATCCGGGCTGCTGACCGCCACGGGGCAGGCGGCGTTCCCGGCCGCGACGGTCCACGTGTCGGCGCCCGACGTCGAGCACTGGCTGAACGACGCGGTCGCCGCGCGCGCCGAGGGCGTGCAAGCGCAGATCCACCAGTGGGCCGCGCAGGCGCTGGCGCCCTATCGCGCCGATGGCCGGCTCGCGACCTTCACCTACGGTGAGCAGCCCGTGCCGGGCGTCACCGCGGTCGATCTCCACGGGCACACGCCGGGCCACAGCGGCTATCTCGTCGGCGACGCCGCGGAACGGCTGCTGTTCTGGGGCGACACCGTGCACAGCCACGCCGTCCAGCTGCCCGCCCCGCACGTCACGATGGACATCGACAGCGACCGGCCGGGTGCCCGCGCGGCCCGGCAGCGCGTCCTGGCCGAGATCCGGGCCCGGGGCTGGGCGGTCGGCGCCGCGCACCTGCCGTTTCCCGGCGTCGGCCGGATCCGTTTCCGTGACGGCGACGCGCAGTGGGTTCCCGCGCCGTACCGTCCGCTGCCGGCACCGGTCCCGAGCTAG
- a CDS encoding NmrA family NAD(P)-binding protein — translation MIVVSSATSNTGAAVAEALLAAGAEIRVLGRSRDRLHRFADRGAEAVEVRTDDPGSLRAAFAGAHAAFVMIAPGLIPGSTDFPAHQRRVIDTHRKALSGLGGLERIVSLSGWAANHAGARGPVWGLRPLEEALDTLTGVKSVHLRPGWFMENAVPMIDEVRATGVAHGLIPADLPLPAIATADIGVVAACLLTGRRTAATRTLELHGPRDITLAEITAAIGDAVGRPGARYEQIDAATLRAGLLEAGFSAHMADGVTAMTSDVAERRIAMTRPRAAETATPTTFEQFLANAIHRGHGKS, via the coding sequence ATGATCGTCGTCTCGTCCGCCACCAGCAACACCGGTGCCGCCGTCGCCGAAGCGCTGCTCGCCGCCGGTGCGGAGATCCGGGTGCTCGGCCGCAGCCGCGACCGGCTGCACCGGTTCGCCGACCGCGGCGCCGAAGCCGTCGAAGTCCGCACCGACGACCCCGGCAGCCTCCGTGCCGCCTTCGCCGGCGCCCACGCCGCTTTCGTCATGATCGCGCCCGGCCTCATCCCGGGCAGCACCGACTTCCCCGCGCACCAGCGGCGCGTGATCGACACGCACCGGAAAGCGCTGTCCGGGCTCGGCGGGCTCGAACGGATCGTCAGCCTCAGCGGCTGGGCCGCGAACCACGCCGGCGCCCGCGGCCCGGTGTGGGGGCTGCGCCCGCTCGAAGAAGCCCTCGACACTTTGACCGGGGTGAAGTCGGTCCACCTGCGGCCCGGGTGGTTCATGGAGAACGCCGTCCCGATGATCGACGAGGTCCGCGCGACCGGCGTCGCGCACGGGCTGATCCCCGCGGACCTCCCGCTCCCGGCCATCGCCACGGCCGACATCGGCGTGGTCGCCGCGTGCCTGCTCACCGGACGCCGCACGGCCGCCACCCGCACGCTCGAACTGCACGGCCCGCGGGACATCACGCTCGCCGAGATCACCGCCGCGATCGGCGACGCCGTCGGCCGCCCCGGCGCCCGCTACGAGCAGATCGACGCCGCCACCCTGCGCGCCGGCCTCCTCGAAGCCGGCTTCTCGGCGCACATGGCCGACGGCGTCACCGCCATGACGAGCGACGTCGCGGAACGGCGGATCGCCATGACGCGCCCGCGTGCCGCCGAAACCGCCACACCGACGACGTTCGAGCAGTTCCTCGCGAACGCGATCCACCGAGGACACGGGAAATCATGA
- a CDS encoding helix-turn-helix domain-containing protein, protein MAKPSSQELGAFLRSRRAAVRPQDLGIAASYGDRRRVPGLRREELAELAGLSATYYTRLERGESHQVSDAVLDAIARVLRLSPDERAHLHRLARALPPVRGTGHEDEVRGPVRDLVTGSPGAAVLVGRRADILAGNALGYALWNLTPAEIAAVGTAHAPNQARRVFLDPAARELFAEWERQAEDLASYLRLAAAERPDDVALHRLVSELAAGSDDFARLWREHPVRDCLHSVRRYRHPLVGELELNEEILRLPDDPGQRLIVSAAEAGTRSADRLALLGSLAAG, encoded by the coding sequence ATGGCCAAACCGTCGTCGCAGGAGCTGGGTGCCTTCCTCCGTTCGCGTCGTGCCGCGGTGCGTCCGCAGGACCTCGGCATCGCCGCCTCGTACGGGGACCGGCGCCGGGTGCCGGGCCTCCGGCGGGAGGAGCTCGCCGAGCTGGCCGGGCTCAGTGCGACGTACTACACCCGGCTGGAGCGCGGCGAGAGCCATCAGGTCTCCGACGCCGTGCTGGACGCCATCGCGCGGGTGCTGAGGCTTTCCCCCGACGAGCGCGCCCACCTCCACCGGCTCGCGCGGGCCCTTCCGCCGGTGCGGGGCACCGGGCACGAGGACGAGGTCCGCGGCCCGGTGCGCGACCTCGTCACCGGCAGTCCGGGGGCCGCCGTGCTCGTCGGACGGCGGGCCGACATCCTCGCGGGGAACGCGCTCGGCTACGCGCTGTGGAACCTCACGCCCGCGGAGATCGCGGCCGTGGGCACTGCGCACGCGCCGAACCAGGCCCGGCGGGTCTTCCTGGACCCGGCCGCCCGCGAGCTGTTCGCCGAGTGGGAGCGGCAGGCCGAAGACCTCGCGTCGTACCTGCGGCTCGCCGCGGCGGAGCGGCCCGACGACGTCGCCCTGCACCGGCTCGTCTCGGAACTGGCCGCCGGCAGCGACGACTTCGCCCGCCTGTGGCGCGAGCACCCGGTGCGGGACTGCCTGCACTCGGTGCGGCGCTACCGGCACCCGCTGGTCGGCGAACTCGAGCTGAACGAAGAGATCCTCCGCCTGCCCGACGACCCGGGGCAGCGGCTGATCGTCAGCGCCGCCGAGGCCGGCACGCGCTCCGCCGACCGGCTCGCGCTGCTCGGGTCCCTCGCCGCCGGCTGA
- a CDS encoding TetR/AcrR family transcriptional regulator, translating to MARRGEALREHILDTAKEAFLEDGFARTSMDAIAARAETSKRSLYAHFPTKDALFLAVVGRIRALFGSRMRTPAEYSAEPSEAVVRYCGRFVQLLRWSSVARMLRLGIADTDRLPDLAAGLYDVVFGVTAGDLASHLATAAGLAPAEAEAAANELIGLVVHPTLPRLLFGVEPPVDELPEEATLAADVDLARIRRLVRMVLPPAAD from the coding sequence ATGGCCCGACGCGGGGAAGCGCTGCGCGAGCACATCCTCGACACGGCGAAGGAGGCGTTCCTGGAGGACGGCTTCGCGCGGACTTCCATGGACGCCATCGCGGCGCGCGCGGAAACGTCGAAGCGTTCCCTGTACGCGCACTTCCCGACCAAGGACGCGCTGTTCCTCGCGGTGGTGGGCCGGATCCGCGCGTTGTTCGGGTCGCGGATGCGCACGCCCGCCGAGTACTCCGCGGAGCCGTCGGAGGCGGTCGTGCGGTACTGCGGGCGCTTCGTGCAGCTGCTGCGGTGGTCGTCGGTGGCGCGGATGCTGCGGCTCGGCATCGCGGACACGGACCGGCTGCCCGACCTGGCGGCGGGCCTGTACGACGTCGTCTTCGGCGTCACGGCCGGCGACCTGGCGTCGCATCTGGCGACGGCGGCGGGGCTGGCGCCCGCCGAGGCCGAGGCGGCGGCGAACGAGCTGATCGGCCTGGTCGTCCACCCGACGCTCCCCCGCCTGCTGTTCGGCGTGGAACCGCCCGTCGACGAACTGCCGGAGGAGGCCACCCTGGCGGCCGACGTCGACCTCGCCCGGATCCGGCGCCTGGTGCGGATGGTGCTGCCACCGGCCGCGGACTGA
- a CDS encoding NAD(P)H-binding protein yields the protein MIVLTAPTGQIGSKLAATLLRQSEPVRLVVRDPGKLPAGVRERAEVVAGSHRDRDVLDRALEGADALFWLMPAAPAASSPYEAYVTASIPGADAVVRHAVPRVVVVSALGRGSQIYAGHISASHAMEDLFRSTGAHVRALALPTFMDNVLRQVAALKDGVLPGTLPAGFRMPWIATKDIAALAARYLSDRTWAGQGTVETLGGEDLSHEDIAAILTDVLGRPVRYQPGDRAAAKEFLVGRGLSEAMAQSVIDMDVAGERGINSATPRTAENTTPTTFREFAEEAVKPLVTA from the coding sequence ATGATCGTGCTCACCGCCCCGACCGGGCAGATCGGCAGCAAGCTCGCCGCCACGCTGCTGCGGCAGAGCGAGCCCGTCCGCCTCGTCGTCCGCGACCCCGGCAAGCTGCCCGCCGGCGTGCGCGAACGCGCCGAGGTCGTCGCCGGGTCGCACCGCGATCGCGACGTCCTCGACCGTGCCCTCGAGGGCGCGGACGCACTGTTCTGGCTCATGCCGGCCGCCCCGGCCGCGAGCAGCCCGTACGAGGCCTACGTGACCGCCTCCATCCCCGGTGCCGACGCCGTCGTCCGCCACGCCGTCCCGCGCGTGGTGGTCGTCTCCGCGCTCGGGCGCGGGTCGCAGATCTACGCGGGCCACATCTCCGCGTCGCACGCCATGGAAGACCTCTTCCGCAGCACCGGCGCGCACGTGCGGGCCCTGGCGCTGCCCACGTTCATGGACAACGTCCTCCGGCAGGTCGCCGCACTCAAGGACGGCGTCCTCCCGGGCACCCTCCCGGCCGGCTTCCGGATGCCGTGGATCGCGACGAAGGACATCGCCGCGCTCGCCGCCCGGTACCTTTCCGACCGCACGTGGGCCGGGCAGGGCACCGTCGAGACCCTCGGTGGCGAGGACCTTTCGCACGAGGACATCGCCGCCATCCTCACCGACGTCCTCGGCAGGCCTGTCCGGTATCAGCCGGGCGACCGCGCCGCCGCCAAGGAGTTCCTCGTCGGCCGTGGCCTTTCCGAGGCGATGGCGCAGTCCGTGATCGACATGGACGTCGCCGGCGAACGCGGCATCAACAGCGCGACGCCGCGCACCGCGGAGAACACGACACCCACCACGTTCCGCGAGTTCGCCGAAGAAGCCGTCAAGCCGCTGGTGACGGCGTAG
- a CDS encoding amidohydrolase family protein, which yields MTLICIEEHAVDRSIAEAAAPVLDREAPYLRRQSSSASPVRPGPGRRPAVDMAEAVRLGADLGPDRVRRMDEHGIDLQIVSWTSPIQLVPADRALPLCRSVNDRLARAVAARPDRLQGMAALPWQDPAAAVDELDRAVTELGLRGVLLLGRPGAGFLDDPRYLPVLERIAALEVPLYVHPFHPLPQVQQAYYAGFGEKVTAELSLGAWGWHHEAGVHVLRLILAGVFERLPQLQVISGHWGELVPFHLSRLDDVLSPGDTGLSRTITEVYRSNVWVTPSGMFHRPQFDFVRAVVGLDRVIWSADYPFLRLDGTREFLGELDVTPEEREKITHVNAERLFRLTGR from the coding sequence ATGACCCTGATCTGTATCGAAGAGCACGCGGTCGACCGGTCGATCGCCGAAGCGGCCGCGCCGGTCCTCGACCGGGAAGCGCCGTACCTGCGCAGGCAGAGTTCCAGCGCGTCGCCCGTGCGGCCGGGGCCCGGCCGCCGGCCCGCCGTCGACATGGCCGAAGCCGTCCGCCTCGGGGCCGACCTCGGCCCGGACCGCGTCCGGCGGATGGACGAGCACGGCATCGACCTGCAGATCGTCTCGTGGACCAGCCCGATCCAGCTGGTCCCCGCCGACCGGGCGCTCCCGCTGTGCCGGTCGGTCAACGACCGGCTCGCGCGGGCGGTCGCCGCCCGTCCCGACCGGCTGCAGGGGATGGCGGCGCTGCCCTGGCAGGACCCGGCCGCCGCCGTCGACGAACTGGACCGCGCCGTGACCGAGCTCGGCCTGCGCGGCGTCCTGCTCCTCGGCCGTCCCGGCGCCGGGTTCCTCGACGATCCGCGGTACCTGCCCGTGCTGGAGCGGATCGCCGCGCTGGAGGTGCCGCTCTACGTGCACCCGTTCCATCCGCTTCCGCAGGTGCAGCAGGCCTACTACGCGGGGTTCGGCGAAAAGGTGACCGCCGAACTGTCGCTGGGCGCCTGGGGCTGGCACCACGAAGCCGGCGTCCACGTCCTGCGGCTCATCCTCGCCGGGGTCTTCGAACGGCTCCCGCAGCTGCAGGTGATCAGCGGCCACTGGGGCGAGCTGGTCCCGTTCCACCTCAGCCGCCTCGACGACGTCCTGTCCCCGGGCGACACCGGGCTGTCGCGGACCATCACCGAGGTCTACCGCTCGAACGTCTGGGTCACCCCGAGCGGCATGTTCCACCGGCCCCAATTCGACTTCGTCCGCGCCGTGGTCGGCCTGGACCGGGTGATCTGGTCGGCCGACTACCCGTTCCTGCGCCTCGACGGCACCCGCGAGTTCCTCGGCGAACTCGACGTCACGCCCGAAGAACGGGAGAAGATCACCCACGTCAACGCCGAGCGGCTCTTCCGGCTGACCGGCCGGTGA